The following proteins come from a genomic window of Streptomyces liliiviolaceus:
- a CDS encoding DUF6912 family protein, whose amino-acid sequence MRVYVPLTLSGLAEAYKTGELGSGPFVAYAVTPALREWYLSDDIEELEYAALNRAALASLRLVALDPGTPRRRVVVAVDVPDGAAVAEPGLGPDPASLGELRVGAAVALAEAAAVHVDSDEAEAEVTAAADALGAADRGDDDAQFVVDGAADHELLWFATQEIPNLVGLGD is encoded by the coding sequence ATGCGTGTGTACGTCCCCCTGACCCTCTCCGGTCTCGCCGAGGCGTACAAGACGGGTGAGCTCGGCTCGGGCCCCTTCGTCGCGTACGCCGTCACGCCCGCGCTGCGTGAGTGGTACCTCTCCGACGACATCGAGGAACTGGAGTACGCGGCGCTGAACCGGGCCGCGCTCGCCTCCCTGCGGCTGGTCGCGCTCGACCCCGGTACCCCGCGCCGGCGGGTGGTCGTCGCCGTCGACGTACCGGACGGGGCCGCGGTCGCCGAGCCCGGTCTGGGCCCCGACCCCGCGTCCCTCGGCGAGCTGCGGGTCGGCGCGGCCGTGGCGCTGGCCGAAGCCGCGGCCGTGCACGTCGACTCGGACGAGGCGGAAGCCGAGGTGACGGCGGCCGCGGACGCGCTGGGCGCGGCGGACCGGGGCGACGACGACGCGCAGTTCGTCGTGGACGGGGCCGCGGACCACGAGCTGCTGTGGTTCGCCACGCAGGAGATCCCGAACCTGGTGGGGCTCGGCGACTGA
- a CDS encoding NAD-glutamate dehydrogenase, which yields MQTKLDEAKAELLERAARVAENSPAGGNSHLPTGKTDASAPDQDTLLAFLQRYYLHTAPEDLADRDPVDVFGAAFSHYRLAEKRPQGTANVRVVTPTVEENGWTCSHSVVEVVTDDMPFLVDSVTNELSRQGRGIHVVIHPQFFVRRDLTGKLIEVLGTRPAGDLPHDASIESWIHVEIDRETDRADLKQITADLLRVLSDAREAVEDWEKMRDSALRIAEELPKEPTADDLRDQEVEEARELLRWLADDHFTFLGYREYELHDDDSLAAVPGTGLGVLRSDPQHGEDESHPVSPSFERLPADARAKAREHKLLVLTKANSRATVHRPSYLDYVGVKKFDADGNVIGERRFLGLFSSAAYTESVRRVPVIRRKVAEVLRGAGFSPNSHDGRDLLQILETYPRDELFQTPPDELRAIVTSVLYLQERRRLRLYLRQDEYGRYYSALVYLPRDRYTTGVRLRIIDILKEELGGTSVDFTAWNTESILSRLHFVVRVPQGTELPQLSDADKDRIEARLVEAARSWADGFAEALNAECGEERAAELLRRYGNIIPEGYKADHNPRTAVADLVRLEQLGDGKDFDLSLYEPVGAAPGERRFKIYRIGESVSLSAVLPVLTRLGVEVTDERPYELRCPDRDSAWIYDFGLRLPKSPGGNGDHLGDDGRERFQEAFAATWTGRAENDGFNSLVLSAGLNWRQAMVLRAYAKYLRQAGSTFSQDYMEDTLRSNVHTTRLLVSLFEARMSPDRQRAGTELTDALLEELDAALDQVASLDEDRILRSFLTVIKATLRTNFFQEAGGGVPHDYVSMKFDPQAIPDLPAPRPAYEIWVYSPRVEGVHLRFGKVARGGLRWSDRREDFRTEILGLVKAQMVKNTVIVPVGAKGGFVAKQLPDPAVDRDAWMAEGVRSYKTFISALLDITDNMVAGEVVPPSDVVRHDGEDTYLVVAADKGTATFSDIANGVAESYNFWLGDAFASGGSAGYDHKKMGITARGAWESVKRHFRELGVNTQTEDFTVVGVGDMSGDVFGNGMLLSEHIRLVAAFDHRHIVIDPRPDAATSYAERRRLFELPRSSWADYDKELLSQGGGIFPRTAKAIQLNSHIREALGIEGNVGKMTPADLMRAILAAPVDLLWNGGIGTYVKASTETHADVGDKANDAIRVDGADLRVKVVGEGGNLGLTQLGRIEFAQAGGKVNTDAIDNSAGVDTSDHEVNIKILLNAVVADGDMTVKQRNKLLAEMTDEVGTLVLRNNYAQNTALANALAQSPSMLHAQHRYLRHLVRAGHLDRALEFMPTERQIKERLNAGHGLTQPETAVLLAYTKITVSDELLHTSLPDDDHLRSLLHAYFPSALGKQFAEQIDSHPLRREIVTTVLVNDTVNTGGTSFLHRLREETGASLEEIVRAQTAARAIFNSSSVWDGVEALDNKVDAGVQTRIRLHSRRLVERGTRWLLNNRPQPIQLAETIGFFQERVTQVWGELPNLLRGADLEWYQQIYDELSGAGVPDELAQRVAGFSSAFPTLDIVAVGDRMGKDPMAVAEVYYDLGDRLRITQLMDRIIELPRADRWQSMARASIREDLYAAHAALTADVLAAGNGSATPEQRFKAWEERNAAILARARTTLEEIQGSEAFDLANLSVAMRTMRTMLRTHS from the coding sequence ATGCAGACCAAGCTGGACGAAGCCAAGGCCGAGCTGCTCGAACGAGCCGCCCGGGTTGCTGAGAACAGCCCGGCCGGGGGGAATTCTCACCTGCCGACCGGGAAGACGGACGCGAGCGCTCCCGACCAGGACACATTGCTCGCGTTCCTCCAGCGCTACTACCTGCACACCGCCCCGGAGGACCTCGCCGACCGCGACCCGGTCGATGTCTTCGGAGCCGCCTTCTCGCACTACCGACTGGCCGAGAAGCGACCCCAGGGCACGGCGAACGTAAGAGTCGTCACCCCGACCGTCGAGGAGAACGGCTGGACCTGCAGCCACTCCGTCGTCGAGGTCGTCACCGACGACATGCCCTTCCTCGTCGACTCGGTGACCAACGAGCTGTCCCGGCAGGGCCGCGGGATCCATGTCGTGATCCACCCGCAGTTCTTCGTGCGGCGCGACCTCACCGGCAAGCTCATCGAGGTCCTCGGGACCCGCCCCGCCGGCGACCTCCCGCACGACGCCTCGATCGAGTCCTGGATCCACGTCGAGATCGACCGCGAGACCGACCGCGCCGATCTCAAGCAGATCACCGCCGATCTGCTGCGGGTCCTGTCCGACGCCCGTGAGGCCGTCGAGGACTGGGAGAAGATGCGCGACTCGGCGCTGCGGATCGCCGAGGAGCTGCCGAAGGAGCCCACCGCCGACGACCTGCGCGACCAGGAGGTGGAGGAGGCCCGCGAACTGCTGCGCTGGCTCGCGGACGACCACTTCACCTTCCTCGGGTACCGCGAGTACGAGCTGCACGACGACGACTCGCTGGCCGCCGTCCCCGGCACCGGGCTCGGCGTCCTGCGTTCCGACCCGCAGCACGGCGAGGACGAGAGCCACCCCGTCAGCCCGTCCTTCGAGCGGCTGCCCGCCGACGCCCGCGCGAAGGCCCGTGAGCACAAGCTCCTCGTCCTGACGAAGGCGAACAGCCGCGCCACCGTGCACCGGCCGTCCTACCTCGACTACGTCGGCGTGAAGAAGTTCGACGCCGACGGCAACGTCATCGGGGAGCGGCGCTTCCTGGGCCTGTTCTCCTCCGCCGCCTACACCGAGTCCGTGCGCCGGGTGCCCGTCATCCGCCGCAAGGTCGCCGAGGTCCTGCGCGGCGCCGGCTTCTCGCCCAACAGCCACGACGGCCGCGACCTCCTCCAGATCCTGGAGACGTACCCGCGCGACGAGCTCTTCCAGACCCCGCCCGACGAACTGCGGGCGATCGTCACGTCCGTGCTGTACCTCCAGGAGCGGCGCCGGCTGCGGCTCTACCTGCGCCAGGACGAGTACGGGCGCTACTACTCCGCGCTCGTCTACCTCCCGCGCGACCGCTACACCACCGGCGTGCGCCTGCGGATCATCGACATCCTCAAGGAGGAACTGGGCGGCACCAGCGTCGACTTCACCGCCTGGAACACCGAATCGATCCTCTCCCGGCTGCACTTCGTGGTCCGGGTCCCGCAGGGCACCGAACTGCCGCAGCTCAGCGACGCCGACAAGGACCGCATCGAGGCGCGGCTCGTCGAGGCCGCCCGCTCCTGGGCCGACGGTTTCGCCGAGGCGCTGAACGCCGAGTGCGGCGAGGAGCGCGCGGCCGAACTGCTGCGCCGGTACGGCAACATCATCCCCGAGGGCTACAAGGCCGACCACAACCCGCGCACCGCGGTCGCCGACCTGGTCCGCCTGGAGCAGCTCGGCGACGGCAAGGACTTCGACCTCAGCCTGTACGAGCCGGTCGGGGCCGCCCCCGGAGAGCGCCGCTTCAAGATCTACCGCATCGGCGAGTCGGTCTCCCTCTCCGCCGTCCTGCCGGTCCTCACCCGGCTCGGCGTCGAGGTCACCGACGAGCGGCCCTACGAGCTGCGCTGCCCGGACCGCGACTCCGCGTGGATCTACGACTTCGGTCTGCGGCTGCCCAAGTCGCCCGGCGGCAACGGCGACCACCTCGGCGACGACGGCCGCGAGCGGTTCCAGGAGGCCTTCGCGGCGACCTGGACCGGGCGCGCCGAGAACGACGGCTTCAACTCCCTCGTCCTGAGCGCCGGGCTGAACTGGCGGCAGGCGATGGTGCTGCGCGCGTACGCCAAGTACCTGCGCCAGGCCGGTTCGACGTTCAGCCAGGACTACATGGAGGACACCCTCCGCAGCAACGTCCACACCACCCGGCTGCTCGTCTCGCTCTTCGAGGCCCGGATGTCGCCGGACCGGCAGCGGGCGGGCACCGAGCTGACCGACGCCCTCCTGGAGGAGCTGGACGCCGCTCTCGACCAGGTGGCCAGCCTCGACGAGGACCGGATCCTGCGGTCCTTCCTCACCGTCATCAAGGCGACCCTGCGCACGAACTTCTTCCAGGAGGCGGGCGGCGGCGTACCGCACGACTACGTCTCCATGAAGTTCGACCCGCAGGCCATCCCGGACCTGCCCGCGCCGCGGCCGGCGTACGAGATCTGGGTGTACTCGCCGCGCGTCGAGGGCGTGCACCTGCGGTTCGGCAAGGTCGCGCGCGGCGGGCTGCGCTGGTCCGACCGGCGGGAGGACTTCCGCACCGAGATCCTCGGGCTCGTCAAGGCGCAGATGGTCAAGAACACCGTCATCGTGCCCGTCGGCGCCAAGGGCGGCTTCGTCGCCAAGCAGCTGCCCGACCCGGCGGTGGACCGCGACGCCTGGATGGCCGAGGGCGTCCGCAGCTACAAGACCTTCATCTCGGCGCTGCTCGACATCACCGACAACATGGTGGCCGGCGAGGTCGTACCGCCCTCCGACGTCGTACGGCACGACGGCGAGGACACCTACCTGGTGGTCGCCGCCGACAAGGGCACGGCGACGTTCTCCGACATCGCCAACGGTGTGGCCGAGTCGTACAACTTCTGGCTCGGGGACGCCTTCGCCTCCGGCGGCTCGGCGGGCTACGACCACAAGAAGATGGGCATCACCGCCCGCGGCGCCTGGGAGTCCGTGAAGCGGCACTTCCGCGAGCTGGGCGTCAACACCCAGACCGAGGACTTCACGGTCGTCGGCGTGGGCGACATGAGCGGTGACGTCTTCGGCAACGGCATGCTGCTCTCCGAGCACATCCGCCTGGTCGCCGCCTTCGACCACCGGCACATCGTCATCGACCCGCGCCCGGACGCCGCGACCTCGTACGCCGAGCGCCGCCGCCTCTTCGAGCTGCCGCGTTCGTCGTGGGCCGACTACGACAAGGAGCTGCTGTCGCAGGGCGGCGGCATCTTCCCCCGTACGGCCAAGGCGATCCAGCTCAACAGCCACATCCGGGAAGCGCTCGGCATCGAGGGCAACGTCGGCAAGATGACCCCCGCCGACCTGATGCGGGCCATCCTCGCGGCGCCGGTGGACCTGCTGTGGAACGGCGGCATCGGTACGTACGTGAAGGCGTCCACCGAGACGCACGCGGACGTCGGCGACAAGGCCAACGACGCCATCCGCGTGGACGGCGCCGACCTGCGGGTCAAGGTCGTCGGCGAGGGCGGCAACCTCGGCCTCACCCAGCTCGGGCGCATCGAGTTCGCGCAGGCCGGCGGCAAGGTCAACACCGACGCCATCGACAACAGCGCGGGCGTGGACACCTCCGACCACGAGGTGAACATCAAGATTCTGCTCAACGCGGTGGTCGCGGACGGCGACATGACCGTCAAGCAGCGCAACAAGCTGCTCGCCGAGATGACCGACGAGGTCGGCACGCTGGTCCTGCGCAACAACTACGCGCAGAACACGGCGCTCGCCAACGCGCTCGCCCAGTCGCCGAGCATGCTCCACGCCCAGCACCGCTACCTGCGGCACCTGGTGCGGGCCGGTCACCTCGACCGCGCGCTGGAGTTCATGCCCACCGAGCGGCAGATCAAGGAGCGGCTCAACGCCGGGCACGGGCTCACCCAGCCGGAGACGGCCGTCCTCCTCGCGTACACGAAGATCACGGTCTCCGACGAGCTGCTGCACACGTCGCTGCCCGACGACGACCACCTGCGGAGCCTGCTGCACGCGTACTTCCCGAGCGCGCTCGGGAAGCAGTTCGCCGAGCAGATCGACAGCCACCCGCTGCGGCGCGAGATCGTCACGACCGTGCTGGTCAACGACACGGTCAACACCGGTGGTACGAGCTTCCTGCACCGTCTGCGGGAGGAGACCGGGGCATCCCTGGAGGAGATCGTCAGGGCGCAGACCGCGGCCCGCGCGATCTTCAACTCCAGCTCCGTGTGGGACGGCGTCGAGGCGCTCGACAACAAGGTCGACGCGGGGGTCCAGACCCGGATCCGGCTGCACTCGCGCCGGCTCGTCGAGCGCGGTACGCGGTGGCTGCTCAACAACCGGCCGCAGCCGATCCAGCTTGCTGAAACGATCGGCTTCTTCCAGGAGCGGGTCACGCAGGTCTGGGGCGAGCTGCCCAACCTGCTGCGGGGCGCCGATCTGGAGTGGTACCAGCAGATCTACGACGAGCTGTCCGGGGCCGGGGTGCCGGACGAGTTGGCGCAGCGGGTGGCCGGGTTCTCGTCCGCCTTCCCGACGCTCGACATCGTCGCGGTCGGTGACCGTATGGGCAAGGATCCGATGGCCGTCGCGGAGGTCTACTACGACCTCGGTGACCGGCTGCGGATCACTCAGCTCATGGACCGGATCATCGAGCTGCCGCGGGCCGATCGGTGGCAGTCGATGGCGCGGGCGTCGATCCGGGAGGACCTGTACGCGGCGCACGCGGCGCTGACGGCGGATGTGCTGGCCGCGGGGAACGGGTCTGCCACGCCTGAACAGCGGTTCAAGGCGTGGGAGGAGCGGAACGCGGCGATTCTTGCTCGGGCGCGGACGACTCTGGAGGAGATTCAGGGATCCGAGGCGTTCGATCTTGCGAATCTGTCTGTGGCGATGAGGACGATGCGGACGATGTTGCGGACGCATTCGTAG
- the secA gene encoding preprotein translocase subunit SecA: MSVLSKIMRAGEGKILRKLHRIADQVKSIEEDFVDLSDAELRALTDEYKQRYADGESLDDLLPEAFATVREAAKRALGQRHYDVQIMGGAALHLGYVAEMKTGEGKTLVGTLPAYLNALSGEGVHLITVNDYLAERDSEMMGRVHKFLGLTVGCILANMTPAQRREQYACDITYGTNNEFGFDYLRDNMAWSQDELVQRGHNFAIVDEVDSILVDEARTPLIISGPADQATKWYGDFAKLVTRLKKGEAGNTLKGIEETGDYEVDEKKRTVAIHESGVAKVEDWLGIDNLYESVNTPLVGYLNNAIKAKELFKKDKDYVVIDGEVMIVDEHTGRILAGRRYNEGMHQAIEAKEGVDIKDENQTLATITLQNFFRLYKRHDHDGKDVPGLSGMTGTAMTEAAEFHQIYKLGVVPIPTNRPMVRKDQSDLIYRTEVAKFDAVVDDIAEKHEKGQPILVGTTSVEKSEYLSQQLSKRGIQHEVLNAKQHDREAPIIAQAGRRGAVTVATNMAGRGTDIKLGGNPDDLAEAELRQRGLDPEEHIEEWAAALPAALERAEKAVQTEFEEVKDLGGLYVLGTERHESRRIDNQLRGRSGRQGDPGESRFYLSLGDDLMRLFKAQMVERVMSMANVPDDVPIENKMVTRAIASAQSQVETQNFETRKNVLKYDEVLNRQREVIYGERRRVLEGEDLQEQIQHFMNDTIDAYIDAETAEGFAEEWDVDRLWGAFKQLYPVKVTVEELEEAAGDRAGLTAEFISESIKDDIYEQYSAREEQLGSEIMRELERRVVLSVLDRKWREHLYEMDYLQEGIGLRAMAQKDPLVEYQREGFDMFTAMMDGIKEESVGYLFNLEVQVEQQVEEVPVEDAKPSLDKKDAVPAGGGARPEIRAKGLDAPQRPDRLHFSAPTVDGEGGVVEGDFATDDEPVRSESDGLTRAERRKQQKSGRRRKK; encoded by the coding sequence GTGTCCGTCCTCTCGAAGATCATGCGTGCAGGCGAAGGAAAGATCCTGCGCAAGCTGCACCGCATCGCGGACCAGGTCAAGTCCATCGAAGAGGACTTCGTCGACCTCTCCGACGCCGAGCTGCGCGCCCTGACCGATGAGTACAAGCAGCGGTACGCGGACGGCGAGAGCCTCGACGACCTGCTGCCGGAGGCGTTCGCGACCGTCCGCGAGGCCGCCAAGCGAGCCCTCGGTCAGCGGCACTACGACGTGCAGATCATGGGCGGCGCCGCGCTTCACCTCGGCTACGTCGCCGAGATGAAGACCGGTGAGGGCAAGACCCTGGTCGGCACGCTGCCCGCGTATCTGAACGCCCTCTCCGGAGAAGGCGTCCACCTCATCACGGTCAACGACTACCTGGCCGAGCGCGACTCCGAGATGATGGGCCGCGTCCACAAGTTCCTGGGTCTGACCGTCGGCTGCATCCTGGCCAACATGACGCCGGCCCAGCGCCGCGAGCAGTACGCCTGCGACATCACGTACGGCACGAACAACGAGTTCGGCTTCGACTACCTGCGCGACAACATGGCGTGGTCGCAGGACGAACTGGTTCAGCGCGGCCACAACTTCGCGATCGTCGACGAGGTCGACTCGATCCTGGTCGACGAGGCCCGTACGCCGCTGATCATCTCCGGCCCCGCCGACCAGGCCACCAAGTGGTACGGCGACTTCGCGAAGCTCGTCACGCGCCTGAAGAAGGGCGAGGCGGGCAACACCCTCAAGGGCATCGAGGAGACCGGCGACTACGAGGTCGACGAGAAGAAGCGCACCGTCGCCATCCACGAGTCCGGTGTCGCCAAGGTCGAGGACTGGCTGGGCATCGACAACCTCTACGAGTCGGTGAACACGCCGCTGGTGGGCTACCTGAACAACGCCATCAAGGCCAAGGAGCTCTTCAAGAAGGACAAGGACTACGTCGTCATCGACGGCGAAGTCATGATCGTCGACGAGCACACCGGCCGTATCCTCGCCGGCCGCCGCTACAACGAGGGCATGCACCAGGCGATCGAGGCGAAGGAAGGGGTGGACATCAAGGACGAGAACCAGACCCTCGCCACGATCACCCTGCAGAACTTCTTCCGTCTCTACAAGCGCCACGACCACGACGGCAAGGACGTTCCCGGCCTCTCCGGCATGACCGGTACGGCGATGACCGAGGCGGCCGAGTTCCACCAGATCTACAAGCTCGGCGTCGTCCCGATCCCGACCAACCGGCCCATGGTCCGCAAGGACCAGTCGGACCTGATCTACCGCACCGAGGTCGCGAAGTTCGACGCGGTGGTCGACGACATCGCCGAGAAGCACGAGAAGGGCCAGCCGATCCTCGTCGGCACCACCTCGGTCGAGAAGTCCGAGTACCTCTCGCAGCAGCTCAGCAAGCGCGGCATCCAGCACGAGGTGCTGAACGCGAAGCAGCACGACCGTGAGGCCCCGATCATCGCCCAGGCCGGCCGCAGGGGCGCCGTCACCGTCGCCACGAACATGGCCGGCCGCGGTACGGACATCAAGCTCGGCGGCAACCCCGACGACCTCGCCGAGGCCGAGCTGCGCCAGCGCGGCCTCGACCCCGAGGAGCACATCGAGGAGTGGGCCGCGGCGCTGCCGGCCGCCCTGGAGCGTGCCGAGAAGGCCGTCCAGACCGAGTTCGAAGAGGTCAAGGACCTCGGCGGGCTCTACGTGCTGGGCACCGAGCGGCACGAGTCGCGCCGTATCGACAACCAGCTGCGCGGTCGTTCCGGCCGTCAGGGCGACCCGGGCGAGTCCCGCTTCTACCTGTCCCTGGGCGACGACCTGATGCGGCTCTTCAAGGCGCAGATGGTCGAGCGCGTCATGTCGATGGCGAACGTGCCGGACGACGTGCCGATCGAGAACAAGATGGTCACCCGTGCCATCGCCTCCGCCCAGTCGCAGGTCGAGACGCAGAACTTCGAGACCCGTAAGAACGTCCTCAAGTACGACGAGGTCCTCAACCGGCAGCGCGAGGTCATCTACGGCGAGCGCCGCCGCGTCCTGGAGGGCGAGGACCTGCAGGAGCAGATCCAGCACTTCATGAACGACACGATCGACGCGTACATCGACGCGGAGACCGCGGAGGGCTTCGCCGAAGAGTGGGACGTCGACCGGCTGTGGGGCGCGTTCAAGCAGCTCTACCCGGTGAAGGTCACCGTCGAGGAGCTGGAGGAGGCGGCCGGCGACCGGGCCGGACTGACCGCCGAGTTCATCTCGGAGTCCATCAAGGACGACATCTACGAGCAGTACTCGGCGCGCGAGGAGCAGCTCGGCTCCGAGATCATGCGTGAGCTGGAGCGGCGGGTCGTGCTCTCGGTCCTGGACCGCAAGTGGCGTGAGCACCTCTACGAGATGGACTACCTCCAGGAGGGCATCGGCCTGCGCGCGATGGCCCAGAAGGACCCGCTGGTCGAGTACCAGCGCGAGGGCTTCGACATGTTCACCGCCATGATGGACGGCATCAAGGAGGAGTCCGTCGGCTACCTGTTCAACCTGGAGGTCCAGGTCGAGCAGCAGGTCGAGGAGGTTCCGGTCGAGGACGCGAAGCCGTCGCTGGACAAGAAGGACGCGGTTCCCGCCGGTGGGGGTGCGCGTCCGGAGATCCGGGCCAAGGGGCTCGACGCTCCGCAGCGGCCGGACCGGCTGCACTTCTCCGCGCCCACGGTCGACGGTGAGGGTGGTGTCGTCGAGGGCGACTTCGCCACGGACGACGAGCCGGTGCGGTCGGAGTCGGACGGGCTCACTCGGGCCGAGCGGCGCAAGCAGCAGAAGAGTGGGCGTCGGCGCAAGAAGTAG
- a CDS encoding Rv3235 family protein — MNKVMTRTRRTQGTRPPVRHDTRRPGGTTPRTTPRGTPGAPRARTGFSTPPQPRPTDVFADRLVEVLSGHRPVHSMLRHTAGRAYDELAWLAEHSPLRTRGTRPFVRDIGYYVARPGAIEAFARIGAGDQLRAMAFRLEQGPDLRWRCTAVELGGTRRPPPQDA; from the coding sequence GTGAACAAGGTGATGACCAGGACGAGGCGCACCCAGGGCACCCGACCCCCCGTACGCCACGACACGCGCCGCCCGGGCGGCACCACGCCGCGTACGACGCCGCGGGGCACCCCGGGCGCCCCGCGGGCCAGGACGGGCTTCTCCACGCCCCCGCAGCCCCGCCCCACCGACGTCTTCGCCGACCGGCTCGTCGAGGTGCTCAGCGGACACCGCCCGGTCCACTCCATGCTCCGGCACACCGCGGGCCGCGCCTACGACGAACTGGCCTGGCTCGCCGAACACAGCCCGCTCCGCACCCGCGGCACCCGCCCGTTCGTCCGGGACATCGGCTATTACGTGGCCCGCCCGGGCGCGATCGAGGCCTTCGCCCGCATCGGCGCCGGCGACCAGCTCCGCGCCATGGCCTTCCGCCTGGAACAGGGCCCGGACCTCCGCTGGCGCTGCACAGCGGTAGAACTCGGCGGCACCCGCAGGCCCCCACCCCAGGACGCCTGA
- a CDS encoding HAD family hydrolase has translation MGMRGATHIVWDWNGTLFHDNKAIIGATNAAFAELGIPSITLERYRELYCVPVPKFYERLIGRLPTDDEWEVMDAVFHRYYAEHRVGCGLTDGVPGLLAEWVSGGRSQSILSMYGHEELVPLVRGFGIEPHFVRVDGRTGPSGGSKAEHMVRHLRALTGVEPARTVVIGDAADDAVAARHVGAKAVLYTGGSHSRASLEGVGVPVVDSLAEAVTLAEWLAA, from the coding sequence ATGGGGATGCGCGGAGCGACACATATCGTCTGGGACTGGAACGGGACGCTGTTCCACGACAACAAGGCAATCATCGGCGCGACGAACGCGGCGTTCGCGGAGCTGGGCATACCGTCGATCACGCTGGAGCGGTACCGGGAGCTGTACTGCGTACCCGTGCCGAAGTTCTACGAGCGGCTGATCGGGCGGTTGCCGACGGACGACGAGTGGGAGGTCATGGACGCGGTCTTCCACCGGTACTACGCGGAGCACCGGGTGGGGTGCGGGCTCACCGACGGGGTGCCCGGGCTGCTCGCGGAGTGGGTGTCGGGCGGGCGGAGCCAGTCGATCCTGAGCATGTACGGGCATGAGGAACTGGTGCCGTTGGTGCGGGGGTTCGGTATCGAGCCCCATTTTGTGCGGGTCGACGGGCGGACCGGGCCGTCGGGCGGCAGCAAGGCCGAGCACATGGTGCGGCATCTGAGAGCCCTGACGGGGGTGGAGCCCGCTCGTACGGTGGTGATCGGGGACGCGGCGGACGATGCGGTCGCTGCGCGGCATGTGGGGGCGAAGGCCGTGCTGTACACCGGGGGGTCGCACAGTCGGGCCAGTCTTGAGGGGGTGGGGGTGCCGGTGGTGGATTCGCTTGCGGAGGCGGTGACTCTGGCCGAGTGGTTGGCGGCGTGA